In Papaver somniferum cultivar HN1 chromosome 1, ASM357369v1, whole genome shotgun sequence, a genomic segment contains:
- the LOC113279000 gene encoding FBD-associated F-box protein At5g22730-like isoform X2 codes for MSITIRDGIPRHFVVESFPSLLDADIHYMYTEESVPVDVIPKFVEKISNVKLLKLSDYVFEKLEMAGVRSTSFPTFNNLNTLEVSFIKTQLVKPLFTFLQFSPNLESLVFRGVYRDKVNEDAFTLDVVPHCLLMNLKSIKFQYFKGQLKELDLVQLFLQNARVLQMVIIEISSDHFLNSNKKKHTAEDVEDFNKKIMEQLLKYKWASTDCVVKLCSF; via the exons ATGTCCATCACAATCCGTGATGGTATACCACGACATTTTGTGGTGGAGAGCTTTCCATCACtattggatgcagatatacactACATGTATACTGAGGAAAGTGTCCCGGTTGAtgttataccgaagtttgtagagaAGATCTCTAATGTAAAGCTCTTGAAGTTATCTGATTATGTCTTTGAG AAACTGGAGATGGCAGGTGTTCGATCTACAAGTTTTCCTACCTTCAATAATTTGAACACTTTGGAGGTGTCTTTTATCAAGACTCAGCTAGTTAAACCATTATTCACCTTTCTACAGTTCTCACCAAATTTGGAGTCACTCGTCTTCCGTGGG GTCTATCGTGATAAAGTTAATGAGGACGCTTTTACATTGGACGTAGTGCCTCATTGTTTGTTGATGAACCTCAAGTCAATCAAATTTCAATACTTTAAAGGGCAACTGAAGGAGTTGGATTTGGTTCAACTGTTTTTGCAGAATGCAAGGGTTCTTCAGATGGTGATTATTGAAATTTCATCTGATCATTTCTTAAACTCAAATAAGAAGAAACATACCGCAGAGGATGTTGAAGATTTCAATAAGAAGATTATGGAGCAGTTATTGAAGTATAAATGGGCTTCAACAGATTGTGTGGTTAAGTTATGTTCTTTTTAG
- the LOC113279000 gene encoding FBD-associated F-box protein At5g22730-like isoform X1, whose amino-acid sequence MHQIDAPNLMSITIRDGIPRHFVVESFPSLLDADIHYMYTEESVPVDVIPKFVEKISNVKLLKLSDYVFEKLEMAGVRSTSFPTFNNLNTLEVSFIKTQLVKPLFTFLQFSPNLESLVFRGVYRDKVNEDAFTLDVVPHCLLMNLKSIKFQYFKGQLKELDLVQLFLQNARVLQMVIIEISSDHFLNSNKKKHTAEDVEDFNKKIMEQLLKYKWASTDCVVKLCSF is encoded by the exons ATGCACCAG ATTGATGCACCGAATCTAATGTCCATCACAATCCGTGATGGTATACCACGACATTTTGTGGTGGAGAGCTTTCCATCACtattggatgcagatatacactACATGTATACTGAGGAAAGTGTCCCGGTTGAtgttataccgaagtttgtagagaAGATCTCTAATGTAAAGCTCTTGAAGTTATCTGATTATGTCTTTGAG AAACTGGAGATGGCAGGTGTTCGATCTACAAGTTTTCCTACCTTCAATAATTTGAACACTTTGGAGGTGTCTTTTATCAAGACTCAGCTAGTTAAACCATTATTCACCTTTCTACAGTTCTCACCAAATTTGGAGTCACTCGTCTTCCGTGGG GTCTATCGTGATAAAGTTAATGAGGACGCTTTTACATTGGACGTAGTGCCTCATTGTTTGTTGATGAACCTCAAGTCAATCAAATTTCAATACTTTAAAGGGCAACTGAAGGAGTTGGATTTGGTTCAACTGTTTTTGCAGAATGCAAGGGTTCTTCAGATGGTGATTATTGAAATTTCATCTGATCATTTCTTAAACTCAAATAAGAAGAAACATACCGCAGAGGATGTTGAAGATTTCAATAAGAAGATTATGGAGCAGTTATTGAAGTATAAATGGGCTTCAACAGATTGTGTGGTTAAGTTATGTTCTTTTTAG